A stretch of Oreochromis aureus strain Israel breed Guangdong linkage group 11, ZZ_aureus, whole genome shotgun sequence DNA encodes these proteins:
- the abhd5a gene encoding 1-acylglycerol-3-phosphate O-acyltransferase ABHD5 isoform X1, giving the protein MAEQAVIENRGVIHRMLSTVGVPSLASSVWGYVDKTIRWCWIPNWLPSWCPTSKSHLQASEEKMLQYVSAAFTKEFVPISNDNLLWTLTFCNDHVKDKTPLVLLHGFGGGVGLWAQNLDDLSQHRPVFALDLLGFGQSSRPVFSTDAAEAEDQFVESIEQWRASVGLESMILLGHNLGGYLAVSYSIKYPGRVKHIVLVEPWGLPDHPETTEPDRPIPVWIKALGAMFSPFNPLAGLRLVGPLGPTLVQTLRPDFKKKFSLVFTDNTVPDYIYHLNVQSPSGETAFKNMTAPCGWAKRPMLQRIDQLQSDIPITIIYGSRSSIDSISGITLKGMRPHAHVDIITIRGAGHYVYADQPEDFNYKVLEACNKLE; this is encoded by the exons ATGGCTGAGCAAGCGGTGATCGAGAACAGAGG GGTCATTCATAGAATGCTGTCTACTGTTGGTGTTCCCAGTCTGGCCAGCAGTGTGTGGGGCTATGTGGATAAAACAATAAG GTGGTGCTGGATTCCCAACTGGCTGCCATCGTGGTGTCCAACTTCAAAGAGCCATCTGCAAGCTTCAGAGGAGAAGATGCTGCAGT ATGTCAGCGCTGCATTTACTAAAGAGTTCGTTCCCATCTCCAACGACAATCTTCTGTGGACCCTGACTTTTTGCAATGACCATGTTAAAGATAAAACTCCCTTAGTTCTGCTGCATGGCTTCGGCGGCGGGGTGGGCCTGTGGGCCCAGAATCTGGATGATCTCTCCCAGCATCGGCCTGTCTTTGCACTGGACTTACTGGGTTTTGGCCAGAGCAGCAGGCCTGTGTTCTCAACAGATGCAGCAGAAGCAGAGGATCAGTTTGTCGAGTCCATAGAACAGTGGCGGGCCAGTGTGGGTCTGGAGTCTATGATACTTCTTGGCCACAATCTGGGAGGATACCTCGCTGTGTCATACTCCATTAAATACCCAGGCAG AGTAAAGCACATTGTCCTGGTTGAGCCCTGGGGTTTGCCTGATCATCCGGAGACGACAGAACCAGACCGGCCCATCCCTGTGTGGATCAAAGCCCTTGGTGCCATGTTCAGTCCCTTCAACCCCCTGGCTGGCCTGCGACTGGTAGGACCACTGG GTCCCACTCTGGTGCAAACACTAAGACCCGACTTCAAGAAAAAGTTCTCCCTCGTGTTCACTGACAACACTGTGCCAGATTACATCTACCACCTGAACGTGCAAAGCCCCag TGGGGAAACTGCTTTTAAGAATATGACTGCGCCATGTGGCTGGGCCAAGAGGCCAATGTTGCAGAGGATTGACCAGCTGCAGTCTGATATCCCCATCACCATCATTTATGGCTCCCGCTCCAGCATAGACAGCATCTCGGGCATCACCCTCAAAGGGATGAGGCCACACGCTCATGTGGACATCATA ACAATCCGTGGAGCCGGACACTATGTGTATGCCGACCAGCCTGAGGACTTTAACTACAAGGTCTTGGAAGCATGTAACAAACTGGAATGA
- the abhd5a gene encoding 1-acylglycerol-3-phosphate O-acyltransferase ABHD5 isoform X3, whose amino-acid sequence MLSTVGVPSLASSVWGYVDKTIRWCWIPNWLPSWCPTSKSHLQASEEKMLQYVSAAFTKEFVPISNDNLLWTLTFCNDHVKDKTPLVLLHGFGGGVGLWAQNLDDLSQHRPVFALDLLGFGQSSRPVFSTDAAEAEDQFVESIEQWRASVGLESMILLGHNLGGYLAVSYSIKYPGRVKHIVLVEPWGLPDHPETTEPDRPIPVWIKALGAMFSPFNPLAGLRLVGPLGPTLVQTLRPDFKKKFSLVFTDNTVPDYIYHLNVQSPSGETAFKNMTAPCGWAKRPMLQRIDQLQSDIPITIIYGSRSSIDSISGITLKGMRPHAHVDIITIRGAGHYVYADQPEDFNYKVLEACNKLE is encoded by the exons ATGCTGTCTACTGTTGGTGTTCCCAGTCTGGCCAGCAGTGTGTGGGGCTATGTGGATAAAACAATAAG GTGGTGCTGGATTCCCAACTGGCTGCCATCGTGGTGTCCAACTTCAAAGAGCCATCTGCAAGCTTCAGAGGAGAAGATGCTGCAGT ATGTCAGCGCTGCATTTACTAAAGAGTTCGTTCCCATCTCCAACGACAATCTTCTGTGGACCCTGACTTTTTGCAATGACCATGTTAAAGATAAAACTCCCTTAGTTCTGCTGCATGGCTTCGGCGGCGGGGTGGGCCTGTGGGCCCAGAATCTGGATGATCTCTCCCAGCATCGGCCTGTCTTTGCACTGGACTTACTGGGTTTTGGCCAGAGCAGCAGGCCTGTGTTCTCAACAGATGCAGCAGAAGCAGAGGATCAGTTTGTCGAGTCCATAGAACAGTGGCGGGCCAGTGTGGGTCTGGAGTCTATGATACTTCTTGGCCACAATCTGGGAGGATACCTCGCTGTGTCATACTCCATTAAATACCCAGGCAG AGTAAAGCACATTGTCCTGGTTGAGCCCTGGGGTTTGCCTGATCATCCGGAGACGACAGAACCAGACCGGCCCATCCCTGTGTGGATCAAAGCCCTTGGTGCCATGTTCAGTCCCTTCAACCCCCTGGCTGGCCTGCGACTGGTAGGACCACTGG GTCCCACTCTGGTGCAAACACTAAGACCCGACTTCAAGAAAAAGTTCTCCCTCGTGTTCACTGACAACACTGTGCCAGATTACATCTACCACCTGAACGTGCAAAGCCCCag TGGGGAAACTGCTTTTAAGAATATGACTGCGCCATGTGGCTGGGCCAAGAGGCCAATGTTGCAGAGGATTGACCAGCTGCAGTCTGATATCCCCATCACCATCATTTATGGCTCCCGCTCCAGCATAGACAGCATCTCGGGCATCACCCTCAAAGGGATGAGGCCACACGCTCATGTGGACATCATA ACAATCCGTGGAGCCGGACACTATGTGTATGCCGACCAGCCTGAGGACTTTAACTACAAGGTCTTGGAAGCATGTAACAAACTGGAATGA
- the abhd5a gene encoding 1-acylglycerol-3-phosphate O-acyltransferase ABHD5 isoform X2, with amino-acid sequence MAEQAVIENRGVIHRMLSTVGVPSLASSVWGYVDKTIRWCWIPNWLPSWCPTSKSHLQASEEKMLQYVSAAFTKEFVPISNDNLLWTLTFCNDHVKDKTPLVLLHGFGGGVGLWAQNLDDLSQHRPVFALDLLGFGQSSRPVFSTDAAEAEDQFVESIEQWRASVGLESMILLGHNLGGYLAVSYSIKYPGRVKHIVLVEPWGLPDHPETTEPDRPIPVWIKALGAMFSPFNPLAGLRLVGPLGPTLVQTLRPDFKKKFSLVFTDNTVPDYIYHLNVQSPSGETAFKNMTAPCGWAKRPMLQRIDQLQSDIPITIIYGSRSSIDSISGITLKGMRPHAHVDIIIQLHRSNQLHLTTTTVL; translated from the exons ATGGCTGAGCAAGCGGTGATCGAGAACAGAGG GGTCATTCATAGAATGCTGTCTACTGTTGGTGTTCCCAGTCTGGCCAGCAGTGTGTGGGGCTATGTGGATAAAACAATAAG GTGGTGCTGGATTCCCAACTGGCTGCCATCGTGGTGTCCAACTTCAAAGAGCCATCTGCAAGCTTCAGAGGAGAAGATGCTGCAGT ATGTCAGCGCTGCATTTACTAAAGAGTTCGTTCCCATCTCCAACGACAATCTTCTGTGGACCCTGACTTTTTGCAATGACCATGTTAAAGATAAAACTCCCTTAGTTCTGCTGCATGGCTTCGGCGGCGGGGTGGGCCTGTGGGCCCAGAATCTGGATGATCTCTCCCAGCATCGGCCTGTCTTTGCACTGGACTTACTGGGTTTTGGCCAGAGCAGCAGGCCTGTGTTCTCAACAGATGCAGCAGAAGCAGAGGATCAGTTTGTCGAGTCCATAGAACAGTGGCGGGCCAGTGTGGGTCTGGAGTCTATGATACTTCTTGGCCACAATCTGGGAGGATACCTCGCTGTGTCATACTCCATTAAATACCCAGGCAG AGTAAAGCACATTGTCCTGGTTGAGCCCTGGGGTTTGCCTGATCATCCGGAGACGACAGAACCAGACCGGCCCATCCCTGTGTGGATCAAAGCCCTTGGTGCCATGTTCAGTCCCTTCAACCCCCTGGCTGGCCTGCGACTGGTAGGACCACTGG GTCCCACTCTGGTGCAAACACTAAGACCCGACTTCAAGAAAAAGTTCTCCCTCGTGTTCACTGACAACACTGTGCCAGATTACATCTACCACCTGAACGTGCAAAGCCCCag TGGGGAAACTGCTTTTAAGAATATGACTGCGCCATGTGGCTGGGCCAAGAGGCCAATGTTGCAGAGGATTGACCAGCTGCAGTCTGATATCCCCATCACCATCATTTATGGCTCCCGCTCCAGCATAGACAGCATCTCGGGCATCACCCTCAAAGGGATGAGGCCACACGCTCATGTGGACATCATA atccaGCTGCACAGATCCAACCAACTGCATTTGACGACAACAACTGTTCTGTAG